The genomic region GATGCCTTCATGGACGGTATCCGGCAGGATCAGCTGCTGAGGAATATTCAGCACGGTACCGCCTTTCGGCAGGAAGGTATCCACGCCCGGGTTGGCTTCCAGCATGTTGGAAAGCCCCATCTGATATTCAGCTGCAAAATACTCCAGCGGTTCAGTGTTCCCTTCAGGAATAGTGATGACCTGGTTCTGACCCACGAGACGGCTACCGTCCGTAGGCAGAGGATAAGTGACGGCTGAGGCGGTACTGCAAAAGCCAGCAACAGCGAGTGCCGCCGCGAAAAGCGTTGTTAATTTCATGTTCATGTTATATGAGGTTCATTGCCTGGCAGGCTATTGGGTTGAGAATTCTGTAGTGTTGGGAGCGCATTATATGTGCATTCCGGTGAACAGGGAATTCAGATGTGTACGAAATCACATTTTTTTCCGGCCACCCGCTTACGCGAGATACCGCCAGGCGGGATCTTATCCCAGAGTTGTGGCATACTATGAGGTTTGTCACATATTGTTTTAGGATGCGTCCGTGTTAGTTTCCAGTAACGTCACCATGCAGTTCGGCAGTAAGCCGTTGTTCGAAAATATCTCCGTCAAATTTGGCGGCGGCAACCGTTACGGCCTGATTGGCGCCAACGGTAGCGGTAAATCCACTTTTATGAAGATTCTTGGCGGCGACCTTGAGCCGACGCTGGGTAACGTTTCCCTCGATCCGAACGAGCGCATCGGTAAGCTGCGTCAGGATCAGTTCGCCTTTGAAGAGTTCACCGTGCTGGATACCGTCATCATGGGTCACGGCGAGCTGTGGGAAGTGAAACAGGAGCGCGACCGCATCTACGCATTGCCGGAAATGAGCGAAGAAGATGGTTATAAAGTGGCCGATCTGGAAGTCAAATACGGCGAAATGGACGGTTATTCTGCGGAAGCGCGCGCCGGTGAGTTGCTGCTTGGCGTGGGTATCCCGGTGGAACAGCATTACGGGCCGATGAGCGAAGTGGCACCTGGCTGGAAACTCCGTGTGCTGCTGGCGCAGGCACTGTTTTCTAACCCGGATATTCTGCTGCTCGACGAACCGACCAACAACCTGGATATCGACACGATCCGCTGGCTGGAGCAGACGCTGAACGACCGCGACAGCACCATGATCATCATCTCGCACGACCGTCACTTCCTTAACATGGTTTGTACGCACATGGCGGATCTCGACTATGGTGAACTGCGCGTTTATCCGGGCAACTATGATGAATACATGACTGCCGCCACTCAGGCACGCGAGCGTTTGCTGGCTGATAACGCCAAGAAAAAAGCGCAGATTGCCGATCTGCAATCCTTCGTTAGTCGCTTTAGTGCTAACGCCTCTAAATCCCGTCAGGCGACGTCTCGTGCTCGTCAGATTGACAAAATCAAACTCGATGAAGTGAAGGCGTCCAGCCGTCAGAACCCGTTCATCCGCTTCGAGCAGGACAAGAAGTTGTTCCGTAACGCGCTGGAAGTAGAAGCGCTGACGAAAGGCTTTGATAACGGTCCGTTATTTAAAGGCGTGAATTTGCTGTTGGAAGTCGGCGAGAAACTCGCGGTGCTCGGGACCAACGGCGTGGGTAAATCCACCCTGCTGAAAACGCTGGTGGGCGATCTTGAAGCCGACAGCGGCACCGTGAAATGGTCTGAGAATGCGCGTATTGGTTACTACGCCCAGGATCATGAATATGAATTCGAAAACGATCTGACGGTTTTCGAATGGATGAGCCAGTGGAAGCAGGAAGGGGACGACGAGCAGGCGGTGCGCAGTATCCTCGGCCGTCTGCTGTTCAGCCAGGACGATATCAAAAAGCCCGCCAAAGTGCTTTCCGGTGGTGAAAAGGGCCGTATGCTGTTCGGCAAGCTGATGATGGAAAAACCGAATATCCTGGTCATGGATGAACCGACCAACCACCTGGATATGGAGTCCATCGAATCGCTGAACATGGCGCTGGAAATGTATCAGGGCACCCTGATCTTCGTTTCTCACGACCGTGAATTCGTCAGCTCGCTGGCAACACGTGTGCTGGAAATTACCCCGGAACGCGTGGTGGACTTCAGCGGTAACTACGAAGATTATTTGCGCAGCAAAGGCATCGACGATTAATTTATCGTCGTCTTACGCGTTATCTGTGTAATGGTTTTAATCTGAAATATCGTATTTAGTGATGAATCTTAGCCGCAATTGCGGCTAAGATACTTCCCGCCTCTTTTTATAAGAACAGGGAAGAAACAATGAATCAGTCCGGAACGACATCATTAGCAAGTCTTAAAGCACAGCTATTAAACCTGAATGCCAACAACGACTATCCTTTTATTCTTCGCGAAGAAGGCAATGAAATTGTTGCCTCATGGAATATCGTTGATGCCAAATGGCAGGAGATTTTAGGCAAAGCGGGATTGAAGAAACAGTATGAGCTTCGACTGTTCTTCGACGAAAGCAAAAAGCAGGTCCGCTATCGTGAAAAATCCACTGACGTGGAGTGGGATGCGAATCTCGGCGGCTTCAAATTCAGTAAATCAGTCCACATTGGTAAGAAACTCGAATTCTCAACGGGCAGCGCCTGGGGCGTCAAAGACGATGGCAGTATCGGCAAAATTTATGGCTATAAGTTTGTCTCCACCGAAATAATCGATGCCGTTTTCGATATTGTCCGCAATGCTGGCTGGCAGATGCAGGGTATTCTTGCGGACAAGAAAAAAAGAAAATTCGTCGTGGCGGGAGTCATTGGCGCGGTATTGATTGCCGTAGTGGGTATCGGTTCACTCCTGTTTGTTTCATTAGGCGGCGTAAAAGAAGCGGCTCGGGCGGAAATAGATCTGCTACGCAATGGACAATATTCTGAAGCCTGGCAGGCAAGTTCTTATGCTATTCAGCGAAAAATGACCGAAGAACAATTTACGCTGGCGACGCAGTCTGTAAACTTCCCTGAAATTGAAGAATACTCGTTTAATAGTATTAACGTGTCGAATAACGTCGGAACGCTATCAGGAAAAGTGACGTTTAAAAATGGCGCGCCGGGAACGATTACGGTCACCATGTATAAAGAAAATGAACAGTGGAAGCTGGCCGGGGTTTCCGTAGATTAAGAGGGATCCGGTTTTCTTTCTGTGGAAAGAAAACCGGGATCATTGGTTATATTACCCAATTATCTTTTTCAATGCCGTTAACCCGCAGCTTGCGTTTTTCTCCTGCGGGTAACGATATCTTCAGCGCTTTCCACGCCGGACGATAATCGCCACGACCGTTGATCTTCAGGTTGATGGTTGCCCCGTCGCACACCATTTCCCATTCCACCCACAGCGCGTTGCCGTTCTGGTAGCCCCAGCTTTCACCGTCGTCTTCGAACAACATGCCAGCGGTTGTGCCAACACCTTTCACCGGGAAAAGCTTCAGCTCGCGGGTCGTGTCTTTTTCCGCTGACACATGAGTAATGCGTTCGCTCAGCGGCAATCCTGCACCGGCGCGCACCAGCAGCGGCAATTTTTCCAGCGGCGCGTCGAGGACGATCGACTGGCCGCCCGCATACCACGCGTGGGTGTAAAAATCGTACCAGCCGGTGTCGTTCTCCGGCAGCCAGACGCTACGCTCACGTTGTCCGGCTTCGACCACGCTGGCCACCAGCAGGTCGCGGCCCAGCAGGAAGTCATCGCACTCTTCGAAGGTCTGCGCATCGTGCTCGTGATCGAGGAAGGTCGGGCGCAGCATCGGCTCATCGTCGGCGTGCGCCTGCCAGAGTAGGGTGTAGAGGTATGGCAGCAGGCGATAGCGTAGTTCAATGGCACTGCGAATGGCTGGCGTTACGCCCGGATACATCCACGGTTCGTTTACCGTGTGATCGTCGTTCCACGAGTGAATGGTAAAACGCGGATGCATCACGCCGTTTTGCACCCAGCGCACAAACAACTCGGCGTCCGGTTTATCGCCCGAGAAACCGCCGACATCATGACCAACGTTAAACAGCCCGGACAGGCTCATGCCCAGCCCCATGCGGGTGTTATAGCGCAGGGTGTCCCAGTTGGTACGGTTATCGCCGCTCCAGGTCTGGACGTAGCGCTGCATCCCGGCGCAGCCGGAGCGGGAGATAAGGTACGGAC from Citrobacter sp. RHB25-C09 harbors:
- a CDS encoding ABC-F family ATPase, coding for MLVSSNVTMQFGSKPLFENISVKFGGGNRYGLIGANGSGKSTFMKILGGDLEPTLGNVSLDPNERIGKLRQDQFAFEEFTVLDTVIMGHGELWEVKQERDRIYALPEMSEEDGYKVADLEVKYGEMDGYSAEARAGELLLGVGIPVEQHYGPMSEVAPGWKLRVLLAQALFSNPDILLLDEPTNNLDIDTIRWLEQTLNDRDSTMIIISHDRHFLNMVCTHMADLDYGELRVYPGNYDEYMTAATQARERLLADNAKKKAQIADLQSFVSRFSANASKSRQATSRARQIDKIKLDEVKASSRQNPFIRFEQDKKLFRNALEVEALTKGFDNGPLFKGVNLLLEVGEKLAVLGTNGVGKSTLLKTLVGDLEADSGTVKWSENARIGYYAQDHEYEFENDLTVFEWMSQWKQEGDDEQAVRSILGRLLFSQDDIKKPAKVLSGGEKGRMLFGKLMMEKPNILVMDEPTNHLDMESIESLNMALEMYQGTLIFVSHDREFVSSLATRVLEITPERVVDFSGNYEDYLRSKGIDD